The Leptospira harrisiae genome segment GTTTCGTAAGGAGTATTAGGGATTGGTTTATTACTCGTAGCAATTCCTACGGAAGAGGAAGCACAATTGTTTAAAACTAAGGATAAAAAGAAAATGCAGGTAATGGCGATAATTTGTTTCATAAAAGACTCCGTCCAAGTCCAAATCGCATTTTAGTGAGATTGGTCAATGGAATATTTGCACTAACGTTGATTAACTACTTAACTTGGAATGAACGCTACATATTCCGGAGTGAAACGAGAATTAGTTATAATTTGAGAGCTTCTTTTAGATTTTGTGCAAAGGATCTTCCAACAGGTAAAGTTGTTTCATCCTCATTTTTTAGTTGGATTGTATAGGATCCACCTTTGTCATAACGAAGGCTTGCCACAAAATCCAAATTAACCAAAAATCCTTTGTGAATTCTAAGAAAGTTTTTTGAAGGTAATTTTTCTTCAATTTCTTTGAGTAATTTTGCGGTTTCATAATCTTTTTGTGAAGTATGAATCACACAACTTTTGTTATTTGCAGAAATAAATTGAATGTCTTGAAAAGGTAATAGAAATACAGCAGAATCTGACTGAATTTTAAGATTTGTTGAATTTTCTGAAAATTGAGTTTTTGTATGTTTTGATTCTTGCAAAAAACGTAATGCTTTATCCACCGATTTTCGAAATCGTTCAAATGAAAAAGGTTTTAACAAATAATCGGTCGCATCCAAATCAAAGGCCTCTACCGCATGTTCGCTATAGGCAGTTGTAATAATAAAAAATGTATTTTTGTTATGTTCCTTTCTTAAAATATCCATCCCACTGATTGCAGGCAGGTTGATATCCATAAAAACCAAATCAAATTGTTTTTCTTTTAGAAGATTTAATGCTTTATCACCACTTTCAGCAATCCCAGAAAGTTTTAATTCTGAACAATTCATTATATAATCCATCATGAGCATCCTTGCTGGATATTCATCTTCAATGATTAATACGGAGTAAGTGGATGATTCCATTGTTTTAAGTTACATCAATAAAGAAAAAGGTAACATCATCTTTAAGTTCTTCTTCCGAAAATTTGGAAATCTGTACGATAATTTCCTGCGATAATGTTTTTATATCCTTGTTTTTTCCCTTTTCCAGTAGATCAAGTATTTTGCCTTCACCAAACAATTTATTTTCAGCTCTAGCTTCCGTGACACCATCGGTGAAAAAAAAGTATCGATCACCTGTCTCCATTTTGTGAGTCCAGTCACCGTATGTAAACGATTCTCTCCACCCAATGATAGGTCCCTTGATATTCATAAATTCAAATTTACCTTTGACTCGATTGTAAATGAGTGGGTTAGGGTGGCCAGCAGTAGAAAAGGTAATGGATTTTGTCTTTGAATCAATTAAAGCACAACATGCAGTTATAAAATATCTGCTGACAAGAGATGTTAGAGCTTGGTTCATATGTTCCAAAACATCTTTCGGCGAATTGATATTTTTTGTAGATTCTCTAAATTGAACCTTTACCATAGAAGAAACAAAGGCTGCAGGGACTCCATGTCCAGCCACATCAGCAATTAACAAAAGCAAACGGTTTTCATCTAACTCTACCCAGTCGTATAAATCACCACCAA includes the following:
- a CDS encoding LytR/AlgR family response regulator transcription factor, which encodes MESSTYSVLIIEDEYPARMLMMDYIMNCSELKLSGIAESGDKALNLLKEKQFDLVFMDINLPAISGMDILRKEHNKNTFFIITTAYSEHAVEAFDLDATDYLLKPFSFERFRKSVDKALRFLQESKHTKTQFSENSTNLKIQSDSAVFLLPFQDIQFISANNKSCVIHTSQKDYETAKLLKEIEEKLPSKNFLRIHKGFLVNLDFVASLRYDKGGSYTIQLKNEDETTLPVGRSFAQNLKEALKL